One window of Nymphaea colorata isolate Beijing-Zhang1983 chromosome 1, ASM883128v2, whole genome shotgun sequence genomic DNA carries:
- the LOC116266203 gene encoding uncharacterized protein LOC116266203: MNSGSPDKEVDASMGVAEIDGEIPAGGKWSAALDLNLAAGKDEEGCGHENDVRNGRMEMDLNQQQLHGEANSLPVVNGNYIHEMEDGDQLERSNIPGEDGIAGDCIGRDRDMEAVDDFERRCCSSPTKIASLPTEKLNDEIDVHGKQNSGISAGETGNDFYSYAGKSSDEIRSKDHDDEDGDLSDAVYKNHPVDRLDKEENQMEYVAGDMQKYESYSSSNLDAQPNTKDMQGSYSHHFPQERVLGSVSPVTATADSCTQSPHRFPSAGMEPNSHVSPLSENQEVPVPQCETPHSSSLKCSPSRMQSPKGHSEQKGTTSHDNIQQEFSPRKSARTDKGSRSPRRFQQQDSPKQEDSSKGCQSTSPKRRHSSPGRHKRHDRSLSRSPSRRREQKDAPSGSRRDYRYRSRSRSPMQGNIPGDPQGGDILQ, from the exons ATGAATTCTGGTTCACCTGATAAAGAGGTCGATGCTTCAATGGGTGTTGCTGAGATTGACGGTGAGATCCCTGCCGGGGGTAAATGGTCAGCTGCATTAGATCTGAACCTAGCGGCAGGTAAGGACGAAGAGGGCTGTGGCCATGAGAATGATGTTCGGAATGGCCGGATGGAGATGGACTTGAATCAGCAGCAATTGCATGGTGAGGCTAATTCGTTGCCTGTGGTGAACGGAAATTATATTCATGAAATGGAAGACGGTGATCAGTTGGAGAGATCAAATATTCCAGGGGAAGATGGAATCGCTGGAGATTGTATTGGAAGGGACAGGGATATGGAGGCTGTTGATGATTTTGAGAGAAGATGTTGTTCCTCGCCGACGAAGATTGCATCTTTGCCTACTGAAAAGCTAAACGATGAAATTGATGTTCATGGAAAGCAGAATTCAGGCATTTCAGCTGGAGAAACCGGAAATGATTTTTATAGTTATGCTGGTAAGTCGAGTGATGAAATTCGAAGTAAGGACCATGATGACGAAGATGGTGATCTTTCAGATGCTGTTTATAAGAACCACCCCGTTGACAGGTTAGACAAGGAAGAAAACCAAATGGAATATGTTGCCGGTGATATGCAGAAGTATGAATCCTATAGCTCCAGCAATTTGGACGCACAACCTAATACCAAGGACATGCAAGGAAGTTACTCCCACCATTTTCCCCAAGAGCGTGTCTTAGGATCTGTTTCACCGGTTACGGCAACAGCAGACTCCTGTACACAATCTCCTCACAGATTCCCATCTGCAGGAATGGAACCAAATTCTCATGTATCACCATTATCTGAAAATCAAGAAGTTCCGGTTCCTCAGTGCGAAACTCCGCACTCATCATCACTCAAGTGTAGTCCTTCCCGTATGCAATCGCCAAAGGGTCATTCTGAACAGAAAGGAACAACTTCTCATGACAATATTCAGCAGGAGTTTTCCCCTAGAAAGTCTGCTCGCACAGATAAGGGATCTCGTTCTCCTCGAAGATTTCAGCAGCAAGACTCCCCAAAACAGGAAGATTCCTCTAAAGGTTGCCAATCTACTTCACCAAAAAGAAGGCACTCTTCACCAGGAAGGCACAAAAGACATGATCGTTCATTATCTAGATCGCCCAGCAGGCGGAGGGAACAGAAGGATGCTCCTTCTGGTTCAAGAAGAGACTACCGCTATAGGTCGCGGTCAAGGTCCCCCATGCAAGGGAACATTCCAGGAGATCCCCAAG GAGGAGATATTCTCCAATGA